One genomic region from Leifsonia poae encodes:
- a CDS encoding response regulator transcription factor — MNPRAVPGTPSQPRTLLRRADGSAIRVLVVDDESTLTDLLSMALHYEDWEVRTASTGQQALSVSREFKPDVVVLDIMLPDIDGLQVLSRMRADGNEAPVLFLTAKDSLDDRIAGLTAGGDDYVTKPFSLEELVARLRGLLRRSRAAVADQSDPVLIVGDLVLDEDSYEVHRDGDPIQLTATEFELLRFLMRNPRRVLSKTQILDRVWSYDFGGSSSVVELYISYLRKKIDSGRTPMIHTVRGAGYMVKAAT; from the coding sequence ATGAACCCCCGTGCCGTACCGGGCACCCCCAGCCAACCTCGCACTCTGCTGCGCCGAGCGGACGGCAGTGCCATCCGCGTGCTCGTCGTGGACGACGAGTCGACTCTCACCGACCTGCTCTCGATGGCCCTCCACTACGAGGACTGGGAAGTCAGGACAGCCTCCACCGGGCAGCAGGCGCTCAGCGTGTCCCGCGAGTTCAAGCCCGACGTCGTCGTGCTCGACATCATGCTCCCCGACATCGATGGGTTGCAGGTGCTGTCGAGGATGCGCGCCGACGGCAATGAGGCGCCCGTGCTCTTCCTCACCGCCAAAGACTCCCTCGACGACCGCATCGCCGGGCTCACCGCCGGCGGCGACGACTATGTGACGAAGCCGTTCAGCCTCGAGGAGCTCGTGGCTCGGCTGCGAGGACTGCTGCGCCGATCCCGCGCAGCTGTCGCCGACCAGAGCGACCCCGTACTGATCGTCGGCGACCTGGTGCTCGACGAGGACAGCTACGAGGTGCACCGCGACGGCGACCCCATCCAGCTCACCGCCACCGAGTTCGAACTGCTGCGGTTCCTGATGCGCAATCCGCGTCGCGTGCTGAGCAAGACCCAGATCCTCGACCGGGTGTGGAGCTACGACTTCGGCGGGTCCTCCAGCGTCGTCGAGCTCTACATCTCGTATCTCCGCAAGAAGATCGACTCCGGTCGCACACCGATGATCCACACCGTGCGCGGTGCCGGCTACATGGTCAAGGCGGCGACGTGA
- a CDS encoding LacI family DNA-binding transcriptional regulator yields the protein MAGIDEVARATGVSTATVSRALRGLPNVSDKTRAAVRRAADELGYVASSSASGLASGRTLAMGVVVPSVSRWFYTSVLEGVDAELRAASYDMILFNLGGHRGDRERVFHRSILRKRTDALLALCLDFTADERHQLASLGHPTIVVGGPVKGLRSVGIDEKHTARTATEHLIALGHRDIAHLGGEDEEGLNRQVPVGRLHGFQQAMRSAELSVRSEWVLPGGFSLPESRASMNALLDRPGPHPTAVFAGSDEMAIGAILAAHDHGLSVPGDLSVIGIDNHDFAESFGLTTIAQSPFDQGAVAARILLDELAGAEPRTRSVRSPTALIVRASTAPPAP from the coding sequence ATGGCAGGGATCGACGAGGTCGCGCGCGCGACGGGCGTCTCGACGGCGACGGTCTCGCGGGCTCTGCGGGGGCTGCCGAACGTCTCCGACAAAACCCGCGCCGCCGTTCGCCGAGCGGCAGACGAGCTGGGATACGTGGCGTCGTCGAGCGCTTCCGGGCTCGCAAGCGGGCGCACCCTGGCCATGGGGGTGGTCGTCCCATCGGTGAGCCGCTGGTTCTACACCTCGGTCCTGGAGGGCGTCGACGCCGAGCTGCGGGCCGCGAGCTACGACATGATCCTGTTCAACCTGGGCGGTCACCGCGGTGACCGTGAGCGAGTCTTCCACCGATCCATCCTGCGCAAGCGAACGGATGCGCTGCTCGCTCTCTGCCTCGACTTCACCGCCGATGAGCGCCACCAGCTCGCCTCGCTCGGCCACCCGACCATCGTGGTCGGCGGCCCCGTGAAGGGTCTGCGCAGCGTCGGCATCGACGAGAAGCACACGGCCAGAACGGCAACGGAACACCTCATCGCGCTCGGGCACCGCGACATCGCCCACCTCGGTGGGGAGGACGAGGAGGGGTTGAACCGGCAGGTTCCGGTCGGGCGCTTGCACGGCTTTCAGCAGGCGATGCGCTCCGCCGAACTCTCGGTGCGCAGCGAATGGGTTCTCCCGGGCGGATTCTCTTTGCCCGAGAGCCGCGCGTCGATGAACGCGCTGCTCGATCGGCCGGGACCGCATCCCACCGCCGTCTTCGCCGGCTCGGACGAGATGGCGATCGGGGCCATCCTCGCAGCGCACGACCACGGGCTCTCTGTGCCGGGAGACCTCTCGGTGATCGGCATCGACAACCACGACTTCGCCGAGTCGTTCGGGCTGACGACGATCGCACAGAGCCCGTTCGACCAGGGCGCGGTTGCAGCCCGCATCCTGCTCGACGAGCTCGCCGGCGCCGAACCCCGCACCCGCTCTGTGCGCTCCCCCACCGCACTCATCGTTCGCGCCTCCACCGCACCCCCGGCCCCCTAA
- a CDS encoding ABC transporter ATP-binding protein has product MYTLTDVTKTYTQSKRNVTALNNVSLEIPDGQLVAIQGPTGGGKSTLLQMLGALDRPTSGSVVLEKSSLSGLGDAKLTDIRATEIGFVFQGFNLIPTLTAQENVETALAPLKVSAEERKRRAAEALASVGLADRGNHLPSELSGGQQQRVAIARALVKDPNVLLADEPTGNLDEETRDEIMDLLEGLWRDRGLTLIIVTHDTAVAKRAQRRLNIKHGQVKEVA; this is encoded by the coding sequence ATGTACACCCTCACCGATGTCACCAAGACCTACACCCAGTCCAAGCGCAACGTGACCGCCCTCAACAATGTGAGCTTGGAGATCCCCGACGGCCAGCTCGTAGCGATCCAGGGGCCGACCGGCGGCGGAAAGTCCACGCTGTTGCAGATGCTCGGCGCCCTCGACCGCCCCACCTCCGGATCGGTCGTGCTCGAAAAGTCGAGCCTCTCCGGCCTCGGGGATGCGAAGCTCACCGACATCCGCGCCACCGAGATCGGTTTCGTCTTTCAAGGGTTCAACCTGATCCCCACGCTCACCGCGCAGGAGAACGTCGAGACCGCTCTCGCGCCACTGAAGGTGAGCGCCGAGGAACGCAAGCGACGGGCGGCGGAGGCTCTGGCCTCCGTCGGCCTCGCCGACCGCGGCAACCACCTGCCGTCCGAACTCTCCGGCGGCCAACAGCAGCGCGTCGCGATCGCCCGGGCCCTCGTGAAGGACCCGAATGTGTTGCTGGCCGATGAGCCGACCGGCAATCTGGATGAGGAGACCCGAGACGAGATCATGGACCTGCTCGAGGGCCTGTGGCGCGACCGCGGACTCACGCTGATCATCGTCACCCACGACACGGCCGTGGCCAAGCGCGCCCAGCGCCGACTGAACATCAAGCACGGTCAGGTGAAAGAAGTCGCCTGA
- a CDS encoding MFS transporter has product MSHDKPTSILKQPTAVWAVAFASVIAFMGIGLVDPILPAIAASLKATPTETEMLFTSYLLITGAAMFFTSWISSRIGAKKTLLIGLALIVVFALAAGLSPSVEAIIGFRAGWGLGNALFISTALATIVGAASGGTSSAIILYEAALGLGIAIGPLLGGLLGSWSWRGPFFGTAVLMAIGFIAIVLLLKKNPEKPTPTSIGAPFKALAKPALGFLAAAALFYNIGFFVLLAYTPFALVPLGVDSAIGLGFIFFGWGVSLAVTSVWGAPLLTRRLPRTRVLWIVMPLLAIDLGVAGLLIGSLVGLIVCVIVGGLLLGILNTVLTECVMEATDLPRSVASSAYSGVRFLGGAIAPPAATLLADTISPATPFFAGGISVLVAVALVIIGHKYLKRVDGVEESSLEEAEALTLADAS; this is encoded by the coding sequence ATGTCTCACGACAAACCCACCAGCATCCTCAAACAGCCGACCGCCGTCTGGGCGGTCGCCTTCGCGTCCGTCATCGCCTTCATGGGCATCGGGCTCGTCGACCCGATTCTGCCCGCGATCGCCGCCAGCCTGAAAGCCACCCCGACCGAGACCGAGATGCTCTTCACGAGCTATCTGCTCATCACGGGCGCGGCCATGTTCTTCACCAGCTGGATCTCCAGCCGTATCGGCGCGAAGAAAACGCTGCTGATCGGGCTCGCGCTCATCGTGGTGTTCGCGCTCGCCGCGGGTCTCTCGCCGAGCGTCGAGGCGATCATCGGGTTCCGGGCGGGCTGGGGCCTCGGAAACGCGCTCTTCATATCCACCGCGCTCGCCACCATCGTCGGCGCCGCCTCGGGGGGAACGTCGTCGGCCATCATCCTCTACGAAGCGGCCCTCGGCCTCGGCATCGCCATCGGCCCGCTGCTCGGCGGCCTGCTCGGCAGCTGGAGCTGGCGCGGACCGTTCTTCGGCACTGCCGTGCTGATGGCGATCGGCTTCATCGCGATCGTGCTGCTGCTCAAGAAGAACCCAGAGAAGCCGACGCCGACCTCGATCGGCGCGCCATTCAAGGCCCTCGCGAAGCCGGCGCTCGGATTCCTGGCCGCGGCCGCCCTGTTCTACAACATCGGCTTCTTCGTGCTGCTCGCCTACACGCCGTTCGCCCTCGTGCCGCTCGGCGTCGACTCGGCTATCGGTCTCGGCTTCATCTTCTTCGGCTGGGGTGTCTCGCTCGCCGTCACCTCCGTCTGGGGCGCACCTCTGCTCACGCGCCGGCTGCCGCGCACGCGCGTTCTGTGGATCGTGATGCCGCTCCTCGCGATCGACCTCGGTGTGGCGGGGCTCCTGATCGGTTCGCTGGTCGGTCTGATCGTCTGCGTCATCGTCGGCGGTCTGCTGCTCGGCATTCTCAACACCGTGCTGACCGAGTGTGTGATGGAGGCCACCGATCTGCCCCGATCCGTCGCATCCAGTGCGTATTCGGGTGTGCGCTTCCTCGGCGGCGCGATCGCCCCGCCGGCGGCCACCCTGCTTGCCGACACGATCTCGCCGGCCACTCCGTTCTTCGCCGGGGGGATCTCGGTGCTGGTCGCCGTCGCCCTCGTGATCATCGGTCACAAGTACCTCAAGCGTGTCGACGGCGTCGAAGAGTCCTCACTCGAAGAGGCTGAAGCGCTGACCCTCGCCGACGCCAGCTGA
- the rplL gene encoding 50S ribosomal protein L7/L12 — protein sequence MAKLTTDELLDAFKELTLIELSEFVKKFEETFEVTAAAPVAVAAAGAGAAAPAEEVEEKDSFDVVLEAAGEKKIQVIKEVRALTSLGLGEAKALVDGAPSTVLEGANKETADKAKAQLEEAGATITLK from the coding sequence ATGGCAAAGCTCACGACTGACGAGCTGCTCGACGCGTTCAAGGAGCTCACGCTCATCGAACTGAGCGAGTTCGTGAAGAAGTTCGAGGAGACCTTCGAGGTCACCGCCGCCGCCCCCGTCGCCGTTGCTGCGGCCGGTGCCGGCGCTGCCGCCCCCGCGGAAGAGGTCGAGGAGAAGGACTCCTTCGACGTCGTCCTCGAGGCGGCCGGCGAGAAGAAGATCCAGGTCATCAAGGAGGTGCGCGCCCTCACCAGCCTCGGCCTCGGTGAGGCGAAGGCTCTCGTCGACGGTGCCCCGAGCACCGTCCTCGAAGGCGCCAACAAGGAGACCGCCGACAAGGCGAAGGCTCAGCTCGAAGAGGCTGGCGCCACCATCACCCTCAAGTAG
- a CDS encoding ABC transporter permease yields the protein MFGTYLRRELINRRKQTIIIAVGMALAIALVIIVNSVSAGVKSAQASVLQSVYGVGTDITITEPATAQGATTAQGQGGGPRFDFGANSGTETGSGRSVNTSRLEPTRGATVMDSSTLTKTEKVSNVSAAAAVLSLTNTSFSGTLPNFQQMRQERQAGGSASQSTAPPTGGADGAGGSSFTVNTFSVIGLDPAGKSVGPLSSVTLSSGRTFTKADNGTDVTVLDASYAKTASKAVGDTITIGGTDFKVIGIVAATGSDSTTAANSYIPLDVAQKLSGQTDKISAVYVTAASSSDIGQIKTDLTKALPSATVSTQADLASSVSGSLGTAGQLLSNLGTWLSIIVLAAAFLIAILFTISGVTRRTREFGTLKAIGWSNRRIVGQVAGESVVQGLIGGIIGVAVGLVGVLIVNMVSPTLSGGVSTGATTFADAAARTGRAATGTGGTGAEGGFGGGGFGGAGVQAAGRAASATSDIALHAPVTFWIIIIAVGLAVLGGLLAGAIGGWRASRLRPAAALRSVA from the coding sequence ATGTTCGGGACATATCTGCGACGCGAGCTCATCAATCGCCGCAAGCAGACGATCATCATCGCCGTGGGCATGGCCCTCGCGATCGCACTCGTCATCATCGTCAACTCGGTCTCCGCCGGCGTCAAGTCGGCCCAGGCCAGCGTGCTCCAGTCGGTCTACGGTGTCGGAACCGACATCACGATCACGGAACCGGCGACGGCGCAGGGCGCCACCACCGCGCAGGGGCAGGGCGGCGGTCCGCGGTTCGACTTCGGCGCCAACTCCGGAACCGAGACCGGAAGCGGCCGCAGCGTGAACACGTCGAGGCTCGAGCCGACCCGGGGCGCGACCGTGATGGACTCCTCGACCCTGACCAAGACGGAGAAGGTCAGCAACGTCTCCGCCGCGGCCGCCGTGCTCTCCCTCACCAACACCAGCTTCAGTGGCACGCTTCCGAACTTCCAGCAGATGCGCCAGGAGCGCCAGGCCGGCGGCTCGGCCTCGCAGTCGACCGCTCCCCCGACCGGCGGCGCCGACGGCGCCGGCGGCAGCTCGTTCACCGTCAACACGTTCTCGGTGATCGGGCTCGACCCGGCAGGCAAGTCGGTCGGCCCGCTCTCCTCGGTCACGCTGTCCAGCGGCCGCACCTTCACGAAGGCCGACAACGGCACAGATGTCACGGTGCTCGATGCGAGCTACGCCAAGACCGCGAGCAAAGCGGTCGGCGACACCATCACCATCGGCGGCACCGACTTCAAGGTCATCGGCATCGTCGCGGCCACCGGCAGTGACTCGACCACGGCGGCGAATTCCTACATCCCGCTCGACGTCGCCCAGAAACTCTCCGGCCAGACGGACAAGATCAGCGCGGTCTACGTGACGGCGGCGTCCTCCAGCGACATCGGCCAGATCAAGACCGACCTCACCAAGGCGCTCCCATCGGCGACCGTGAGCACGCAGGCCGACCTGGCCTCCAGCGTCTCCGGCTCGCTCGGAACAGCCGGCCAGCTCCTCTCGAACCTGGGCACGTGGCTGTCGATCATCGTGTTGGCTGCGGCGTTCCTCATCGCCATCCTGTTCACCATCTCCGGTGTCACCCGCCGCACGCGGGAGTTCGGCACCCTCAAAGCGATCGGCTGGAGCAACCGCCGCATCGTCGGGCAGGTGGCCGGTGAGTCGGTGGTGCAGGGCCTCATCGGCGGCATCATCGGTGTCGCCGTCGGGCTCGTGGGCGTGCTCATCGTCAACATGGTCTCCCCCACCCTCTCGGGCGGTGTCAGCACCGGCGCCACCACCTTCGCCGACGCGGCCGCACGCACCGGTCGCGCCGCGACAGGCACCGGAGGCACCGGCGCTGAGGGCGGCTTCGGCGGCGGCGGCTTCGGCGGAGCCGGGGTGCAGGCAGCGGGACGCGCCGCATCCGCCACCTCCGACATCGCGCTGCACGCTCCGGTGACCTTCTGGATCATCATCATCGCCGTCGGACTCGCCGTTCTCGGCGGCCTCCTCGCCGGTGCGATCGGCGGATGGCGCGCCTCGCGTCTGCGCCCCGCCGCCGCCCTCCGCTCGGTCGCCTGA
- a CDS encoding class I SAM-dependent DNA methyltransferase: MSEPLDVTATRTAYDTVAVDYAELLRDDLDRNEFDRAMLGVFAERVLATGSAPVADLGCGPGRITGHLAALGLDVFGVDLSPGMIEVARQQHPGIRFEVGAMAELDLPDASLGGALAWYSIIHTPAERQPVLFAEFARVLRPGGWLLLAFQVGDGVVRLRRAYGHELDLETRRQRPERIRELLEGAGFREQARLVREPEGPEKVQQAYVLAARS; this comes from the coding sequence ATGTCAGAGCCGCTCGATGTCACCGCCACCCGCACCGCCTACGACACTGTCGCCGTCGACTACGCCGAACTCTTGCGGGATGACCTCGACCGCAACGAGTTCGACCGGGCGATGCTCGGGGTGTTCGCCGAGCGTGTTCTCGCCACCGGGAGCGCGCCGGTGGCTGATCTGGGGTGCGGGCCGGGGCGGATCACCGGGCATCTCGCGGCGCTCGGGCTCGATGTGTTCGGCGTCGATCTGTCACCGGGCATGATCGAGGTCGCGCGTCAGCAGCATCCCGGGATTCGCTTCGAGGTGGGCGCGATGGCTGAACTCGACCTTCCGGATGCGTCGCTCGGGGGAGCGCTGGCCTGGTACTCGATCATCCACACGCCGGCTGAGAGGCAGCCGGTGCTGTTCGCCGAGTTCGCGCGGGTGCTGCGGCCAGGTGGGTGGCTTCTGCTCGCCTTCCAGGTGGGCGACGGTGTGGTGCGGCTTCGTCGGGCCTACGGTCACGAGCTCGACCTGGAGACGCGTCGGCAACGGCCGGAGCGCATCCGGGAGCTGCTGGAGGGGGCCGGGTTTCGGGAGCAGGCCCGGCTGGTGCGGGAGCCGGAGGGACCCGAGAAGGTTCAGCAGGCCTACGTGCTCGCCGCACGGAGTTGA
- a CDS encoding MarR family winged helix-turn-helix transcriptional regulator: MPQPDLHDLHETLGDLVVASHRLTRLAARVTGSTESPAVWRTLSVLQTAGAMRLGELAAQSRVSQPTMTKLVRNLVESEWVKRIADTDDARAWQIDLTPKGAAALQDWRDQLTAALVPMFADLTEDEIAAMRSTVRIIGSRVDLSTAASAALMTTGS; the protein is encoded by the coding sequence ATGCCTCAACCGGATCTCCACGATCTCCACGAAACTCTCGGCGACCTCGTCGTCGCCAGCCACCGCCTGACCCGGCTCGCCGCCCGCGTCACCGGCAGCACCGAATCCCCTGCCGTCTGGCGAACCCTCAGTGTGCTGCAGACGGCCGGCGCCATGCGCCTGGGCGAGCTCGCCGCGCAGAGCCGGGTCTCCCAGCCGACGATGACGAAACTCGTGCGCAACCTCGTCGAATCCGAATGGGTCAAGCGGATCGCCGACACCGACGACGCCCGCGCCTGGCAGATCGACCTCACACCGAAAGGCGCGGCCGCGCTGCAGGACTGGCGCGACCAGCTGACCGCCGCCCTCGTGCCGATGTTCGCCGACCTCACCGAAGACGAGATCGCCGCGATGCGCAGCACGGTGCGCATCATCGGTTCACGCGTCGACCTGTCCACCGCGGCCTCGGCTGCACTCATGACGACCGGGTCGTAG
- a CDS encoding carbohydrate ABC transporter permease has product MTTVAGPAAATAEATSLPRTRRKSRTKSRTRNQSIRTGVSAIIIVLWCLLPFYWMVVTSFRDVGYTFETTPLPTHFTWDNYETAFSTQLGNHLGQALLNSLFIGACVTIIALLVGTFAAYALARLDFRFKGIVLGIILGASMFPGVALITPLFQLFTNIGWMGQYQALIIPEISFVLPLTVYTLNSFFREMPWDLEEAARIDGCTRVQAFRRIILPLAAPAVFTTAILAFISSWNEYLISSQLSSDATQPVTVAIASFAGSQPHQEPYTAVMAAGTIVTVPLVILVLIFQRRIVAGLTAGGVKG; this is encoded by the coding sequence ATGACCACCGTCGCCGGCCCCGCGGCCGCCACCGCCGAAGCCACAAGCCTTCCCCGCACGCGCCGGAAGAGCAGGACCAAATCGCGCACCCGCAACCAGAGCATCCGCACCGGAGTCAGCGCGATCATCATCGTGCTGTGGTGCCTGCTGCCGTTCTACTGGATGGTCGTCACCTCGTTCCGCGACGTCGGGTACACGTTCGAAACGACCCCGCTGCCCACGCACTTCACCTGGGACAACTACGAGACGGCGTTCTCGACCCAATTGGGCAACCACCTCGGACAGGCGCTGCTGAACTCGCTGTTCATCGGCGCGTGCGTCACGATCATCGCCCTCCTCGTCGGAACCTTCGCCGCGTATGCGCTGGCCCGGCTCGACTTCCGGTTCAAAGGCATCGTGCTCGGCATCATTCTGGGCGCTTCGATGTTTCCGGGCGTCGCGCTCATCACGCCGCTGTTCCAGCTGTTCACCAACATCGGCTGGATGGGCCAGTATCAGGCGCTGATCATCCCGGAGATCTCGTTCGTGCTGCCGCTGACGGTCTACACGCTCAACTCGTTCTTCCGCGAGATGCCGTGGGACCTCGAAGAGGCCGCCCGCATCGACGGGTGCACGAGAGTTCAGGCGTTCCGCCGCATCATCCTGCCCCTGGCGGCGCCGGCGGTGTTCACCACGGCCATCCTGGCGTTCATCTCCTCCTGGAACGAATACCTGATCTCCAGTCAGCTGTCGAGCGATGCGACCCAGCCGGTCACCGTGGCCATCGCCTCCTTCGCCGGCAGCCAGCCGCACCAGGAGCCGTACACCGCGGTGATGGCGGCCGGCACGATCGTCACCGTTCCGCTGGTGATCCTGGTGCTGATCTTCCAGCGCCGAATCGTCGCGGGGCTCACCGCCGGCGGCGTGAAGGGCTGA
- a CDS encoding alpha/beta fold hydrolase: MSATPGILATAYYGDADAEPLLFIRALPAEIDNPRGIDRVAERFIVRGPSRTHRVHAVGRPAFLPLDFDMSEIAAVYGRLIRERFGRPVAVMGLSTGASVALQLAVDQPDLVKTLVIAAGAARLGTRGRILQRRYVSLLAANDRRAYAELASGTLNSRLLDPLVRLFGRIVPQPDDPESLIALVRAEDAYDVLDGLHRVTAPTLILSGGRDVFYPPEVGRETARRLPRATHIVYPGRPHGGVPLHPHFAGDIAGFLRAQTG; the protein is encoded by the coding sequence ATGAGCGCGACCCCGGGCATCCTTGCCACCGCGTACTACGGCGACGCCGATGCCGAGCCGCTGCTCTTCATCCGGGCGCTGCCGGCCGAGATCGACAACCCGCGCGGCATCGATCGGGTGGCCGAACGGTTCATCGTGCGCGGTCCGTCACGGACGCACCGCGTCCACGCTGTCGGGCGCCCCGCGTTCCTGCCGCTGGACTTCGACATGTCGGAGATCGCGGCGGTGTACGGGCGGCTCATCCGGGAACGCTTCGGGCGCCCGGTGGCGGTCATGGGGCTGTCGACCGGCGCCAGCGTCGCCCTCCAACTGGCGGTGGATCAGCCCGACCTCGTGAAGACGCTCGTGATCGCGGCCGGCGCGGCCCGTCTCGGCACGCGCGGCAGAATCCTGCAGCGGCGGTACGTCTCCCTGCTCGCCGCGAACGACCGGCGGGCCTACGCCGAACTCGCGAGCGGCACTCTCAACTCCCGGCTCCTCGACCCGCTCGTCCGCCTGTTCGGGCGGATCGTCCCGCAACCCGACGACCCCGAGAGTCTGATCGCCCTTGTGCGGGCGGAGGACGCCTACGACGTGTTGGACGGGCTGCACCGCGTGACCGCCCCCACGCTCATCCTCTCGGGCGGCCGCGACGTGTTCTACCCGCCCGAGGTCGGTCGCGAGACCGCCCGGCGGCTGCCGCGCGCCACGCACATCGTCTACCCGGGCCGCCCGCACGGCGGCGTTCCGCTGCACCCCCATTTCGCCGGCGACATCGCCGGCTTCCTCCGCGCTCAGACCGGCTGA
- a CDS encoding sensor histidine kinase → MRGRLARIRPFRAWTLRSRVVLVVVAMLAVLGAAIGTVSVLALQSNLMARLDGQLTSALARGEHAANRINAGGPTLPAAADVVQTPGQPTGTLGAVRSAEGGLLFPPVVLSDRPPSTTTNQPLQPTQVTINGLALLTIPADARPHTVDLGTALGSYRIAAAKLDNGDAVIIGLPLNDVNATLAQLTLTIVLVTLAGLIFAFLIASFVVRLAMRPLERVAGTAQAVSEMPLDRGDVALSVRVPEEDTDPNTEVGKVGSALNRMLGHVASALTARQASEQKVRQFVADASHELRTPLASIRGYAELTRRSPYDLPGDVTHSLDRIESEATRMTSLVEDLLLLARLDEGRELDRDPVDLSMLLVDALSDAHAAGPEHRWSILLPEEPVEVVGDAPRLHQVVVNLLANARVHTPEGTKVTAALAVDDAAGRAIVTVSDDGPGIPEGLQPTLFERFARGDSSRNRATGSTGLGLAIVQAVVAAHGGEVSVRSEPGDTVFTLSLPLAGAPTAPGGRAPAVPAARDDVAADADDLAEPTGPVEPSGTAAG, encoded by the coding sequence ATGCGCGGCCGGCTGGCCCGAATCCGCCCGTTCCGTGCCTGGACTCTCCGCAGCCGGGTCGTGCTCGTCGTCGTGGCGATGCTCGCCGTGCTCGGGGCCGCGATCGGCACGGTGAGCGTTCTCGCGCTGCAGAGCAACTTGATGGCGCGCCTCGACGGCCAGCTGACCAGCGCTCTCGCCCGGGGGGAGCACGCGGCCAACCGCATCAATGCGGGCGGCCCGACCCTGCCGGCGGCCGCTGATGTGGTTCAGACTCCCGGCCAGCCCACCGGAACCCTTGGTGCCGTGCGAAGTGCGGAGGGGGGACTCCTGTTCCCGCCCGTCGTCCTCTCCGACCGGCCACCGAGCACCACGACGAACCAACCCCTCCAGCCGACCCAGGTGACGATCAATGGGCTCGCGCTGCTGACGATCCCGGCCGACGCGCGTCCGCACACGGTCGATCTCGGCACGGCGCTCGGCTCATACCGGATCGCCGCGGCGAAACTCGATAACGGCGACGCCGTGATCATCGGGCTGCCTCTGAACGACGTGAACGCGACCCTCGCTCAGCTGACGCTCACGATCGTTCTCGTGACGCTCGCCGGTCTGATCTTCGCGTTCCTCATCGCCAGTTTCGTCGTGAGGCTCGCGATGCGACCGCTGGAGCGTGTGGCGGGCACGGCCCAGGCGGTGTCTGAGATGCCGCTCGACCGCGGCGATGTCGCGCTGTCGGTGCGCGTTCCGGAGGAAGACACCGACCCCAACACCGAGGTGGGCAAGGTCGGTTCCGCTCTGAACCGGATGCTCGGCCATGTGGCCTCCGCGCTCACGGCCCGCCAGGCCAGCGAACAGAAGGTGCGGCAGTTCGTCGCCGACGCCAGCCACGAGCTCCGCACGCCGCTCGCCTCGATCCGCGGCTATGCCGAGCTCACCCGGCGCTCGCCGTACGACCTGCCGGGAGACGTGACCCATTCGCTGGACCGCATCGAATCGGAGGCGACGAGGATGACCTCGCTCGTCGAAGACCTGCTCCTGCTCGCCCGGCTCGACGAGGGTCGCGAGCTCGACCGCGACCCGGTTGACCTGTCGATGCTGCTGGTGGATGCGCTGAGCGACGCGCACGCGGCCGGCCCGGAACACCGCTGGTCGATCCTGTTGCCCGAGGAGCCCGTGGAGGTCGTCGGCGACGCTCCCCGGCTCCACCAGGTCGTCGTGAACCTACTGGCGAACGCCCGTGTGCACACGCCGGAAGGAACCAAGGTGACGGCCGCGCTCGCCGTGGACGACGCCGCGGGCCGCGCGATCGTGACCGTCTCGGACGACGGCCCGGGCATCCCGGAGGGCCTGCAGCCGACCCTGTTCGAGCGTTTCGCCCGCGGCGACAGCTCGCGCAACCGGGCCACGGGGAGCACCGGACTCGGCCTGGCGATCGTTCAGGCGGTCGTCGCCGCGCACGGCGGCGAGGTCTCCGTGCGCAGCGAGCCCGGGGACACCGTGTTCACGCTCTCGCTTCCGTTGGCGGGTGCGCCGACGGCGCCGGGGGGTCGAGCGCCAGCCGTGCCTGCGGCCCGTGACGACGTCGCGGCCGACGCTGACGACCTCGCCGAGCCGACCGGGCCGGTCGAGCCGTCGGGAACCGCCGCCGGATGA
- the rplJ gene encoding 50S ribosomal protein L10 — protein MANKEAAVAELEDLFKTSTAVLLTEYRGLTVAQLKELRKSISEHATYAVVKNTLTKIAANKAGISSFDEELVGPSAIAFVHGDPVAVAKALRDFTKANPLLVVKGGYFDGNPLTAAEVGKLADLESREVLLAKLAGAFKASLFGAAYLFNAPLSQAVRTVDALREKQESAA, from the coding sequence ATGGCGAACAAGGAAGCCGCGGTAGCCGAGCTTGAAGATCTCTTCAAGACCTCGACCGCCGTTCTGCTGACCGAGTACCGCGGTCTCACTGTCGCTCAGCTCAAAGAGCTGCGCAAATCGATCAGTGAGCACGCGACGTACGCCGTGGTGAAGAACACGCTGACCAAGATCGCGGCCAACAAGGCAGGCATTTCGTCGTTTGACGAGGAGCTTGTCGGGCCGTCCGCGATCGCGTTCGTGCACGGCGACCCTGTCGCCGTCGCGAAGGCACTGCGCGACTTCACCAAGGCAAACCCTCTCCTGGTGGTCAAGGGTGGTTACTTCGACGGTAACCCGCTGACCGCAGCAGAGGTAGGCAAGCTCGCCGACCTCGAGTCTCGTGAAGTTCTGCTGGCCAAGCTGGCCGGCGCCTTCAAGGCCTCGCTGTTCGGAGCCGCATATCTGTTCAACGCACCGCTGTCGCAGGCCGTTCGCACGGTCGACGCGCTGCGTGAGAAGCAGGAGTCCGCTGCGTAG